The following proteins are co-located in the Kiritimatiellia bacterium genome:
- the gspG gene encoding type II secretion system major pseudopilin GspG: MKRWLLSRSASRAGFTLIEVLLVVVIIGILVGVAVPRLGGRVRQSQISAARAGIENISTALRLYELDMGTFPNSLQALIQNPGGAGGQWRGPYLEKGMPKDPWGNDYVYVYPGNNNPGSFDLKSLGPDGVDSADDITNWDTAKK; the protein is encoded by the coding sequence ATGAAAAGATGGTTATTGAGTCGTTCGGCGTCGCGCGCGGGGTTCACACTCATTGAAGTTCTTCTGGTCGTGGTGATCATCGGAATTCTGGTGGGCGTGGCCGTACCGCGCCTGGGCGGCCGCGTGCGACAATCCCAGATTTCCGCCGCTCGAGCGGGCATTGAAAACATCAGCACGGCCCTGCGCCTGTACGAGCTCGACATGGGGACTTTCCCGAACTCTCTGCAGGCGCTGATCCAAAACCCCGGCGGGGCCGGCGGACAATGGCGGGGCCCATACCTGGAGAAGGGCATGCCCAAGGATCCGTGGGGCAATGATTACGTGTATGTGTACCCGGGCAATAACAATCCGGGTTCTTTCGACCTGAAGTCGCTGGGCCCTGACGGCGTCGACAGCGCGGACGACATCACCAATTGGGACACCGCGAAGAAATAG
- a CDS encoding type II secretion system F family protein — MPKFAYTARSIAGERTSGVIEATDRRAALIQLERQGLAPISVQEASGAPAAPPAPKQSPADKKRPQAGAVSASHATRPRLVIRRDARPRMNLRETLLFTRELSDLLASGMTLGNALHTLSQRQTGKGQDRIIAALRDEIIRGASLSDALAQWPETFSSLYINMVRTGEASGKLAEALERVSAHYERVQTAREKVAMALVYPAFVLGVGLLTMVFTMVFVVPRFSTIFEELGSTLPLPTRILIGTSAFLLKWGWLLLILIGVGVWALRRYIQTPDGERWWHALQLRLPVFKRIVTANAYAQFARTLGALLQNGVPVLQALAIVQDSIGNRIIAEQIRQARERVTDGSTISGPLAAGKVFPPLLTDMLAVGEQSGDMPGALSHIARRYDDELDRNVKVFTTILEPLMIVIMAVLVGFVAVSMLMAVFDLTSGLNVK; from the coding sequence ATGCCCAAATTTGCCTACACAGCGCGGTCCATTGCAGGCGAGCGAACCTCGGGCGTCATCGAGGCGACAGACCGCCGAGCGGCCCTGATCCAGCTTGAACGTCAGGGTCTGGCGCCGATTTCCGTTCAGGAGGCTTCGGGCGCGCCTGCCGCTCCGCCAGCTCCGAAACAGTCGCCGGCCGACAAGAAGCGCCCACAGGCCGGGGCCGTATCCGCGTCGCACGCCACGCGGCCGCGCCTCGTCATTCGCCGGGATGCACGGCCCCGGATGAATCTGCGCGAAACACTCCTGTTCACCCGGGAATTGAGCGATCTACTCGCCTCGGGCATGACCCTCGGCAACGCGCTGCATACGCTCAGCCAGCGCCAGACCGGAAAGGGCCAGGATCGAATCATCGCGGCGCTTCGGGACGAAATCATCCGGGGCGCCAGTCTGTCCGACGCGCTCGCCCAGTGGCCCGAAACATTTTCGTCTCTCTACATCAATATGGTTCGCACGGGCGAAGCAAGCGGCAAGCTGGCGGAGGCGCTGGAGCGGGTGAGCGCCCATTATGAGCGGGTGCAGACCGCGCGCGAGAAGGTGGCCATGGCTCTCGTCTACCCAGCCTTCGTGCTGGGCGTGGGACTGCTGACCATGGTCTTCACGATGGTCTTTGTCGTGCCGCGATTTTCCACGATTTTCGAGGAGCTGGGCAGCACGCTGCCTCTCCCCACCCGGATTTTGATCGGGACGAGCGCGTTCCTGCTGAAATGGGGATGGCTGTTGTTGATCCTGATCGGCGTCGGCGTCTGGGCCCTCCGGCGGTACATCCAGACGCCAGATGGCGAACGCTGGTGGCACGCCCTTCAGCTCCGTCTGCCCGTATTCAAGCGGATCGTCACCGCGAACGCCTACGCGCAGTTTGCGCGTACCCTCGGCGCGCTGCTTCAGAACGGCGTGCCAGTCCTGCAGGCGCTCGCCATCGTTCAGGACAGCATTGGGAATCGCATCATCGCCGAACAGATCCGGCAGGCGCGGGAGCGCGTCACGGACGGGTCCACCATTTCCGGCCCGCTGGCCGCGGGAAAGGTGTTCCCGCCTCTATTGACCGACATGCTTGCCGTTGGCGAGCAGTCGGGTGACATGCCGGGAGCTCTCAGCCACATCGCGCGCCGCTATGACGACGAGCTGGACCGGAACGTCAAGGTGTTCACGACGATCCTTGAGCCGCTGATGATTGTCATCATGGCCGTTCTTGTCGGATTTGTGGCCGTCAGTATGCTAATGGCGGTTTTCGACCTCACCAGCGGGCTCAATGTGAAATGA
- a CDS encoding GspE/PulE family protein — protein MNLMTTASLPSHLAQLLEKTGLFQPAQVEELLARRRQTDRSLTELVVELGYAREDQFLRSLATAMALPFIRPHEVTIDKSVLDKLPTKAVFQYNVLPLAMENGALRVATSDPFAPGLIDALRLASGYRIRLALSTSADIDKAAKRLYGVGAETLDKMMADNRIEVAAEEDFSKQDLSELDQEASVVKFVNQIIWEAYKDRATDIHLEPQETDLRIRYRVDGVLHQTPVPPQLKRFQASIISRIKVMANMDIAEKRLPQDGRISLRIHGEEIDVRVSTMPTVYGESVSLRLLMRSSGLLGMDKLGLEERDSQILLKLINKPHGILLVTGPTGSGKSTSLYAWLHTINSVDLRILTIEDPIEYEMPGVNQIQVKPEIGLTFAVGLRHILRQDPDVIMVGEIRDKETAEIAIRAALTGHLVFSTLHTNDSAGAVTRLTDMGIEPFLIASSVEGLVAQRLVRRLCTHCKRPWHYDEKFLRSINFPMERLKEGQIMEAVGCEECRGTGFRGRTGIYEILVVNDHIRPLIVSRASSNAIKQEAIRRGMRTLREDGWTKVLKGITTIEEVLRVTEEDEALSES, from the coding sequence ATGAATTTGATGACGACGGCTTCGTTGCCTTCGCACCTTGCCCAGCTTCTGGAAAAGACGGGGTTGTTCCAGCCCGCGCAGGTGGAGGAACTTCTCGCGCGCCGGCGGCAAACCGACCGTTCTCTCACGGAACTCGTGGTGGAGCTGGGCTATGCCCGGGAAGACCAGTTCCTCCGGTCTTTGGCGACTGCGATGGCTTTGCCATTCATACGGCCCCACGAGGTAACTATTGATAAGTCGGTGCTCGACAAACTACCGACCAAGGCTGTCTTTCAGTACAATGTGCTTCCGCTGGCGATGGAGAATGGGGCGTTGCGCGTCGCTACATCGGACCCATTCGCGCCGGGATTGATCGACGCGCTTCGCCTGGCGTCCGGCTACCGGATCCGGCTTGCGCTAAGCACCTCGGCGGATATCGACAAGGCGGCGAAGCGGCTCTATGGCGTGGGGGCTGAGACGCTTGACAAGATGATGGCCGACAACCGGATCGAGGTGGCGGCCGAGGAGGATTTTTCCAAACAGGATCTCAGCGAGCTGGATCAAGAGGCGTCGGTCGTCAAATTCGTCAACCAGATCATCTGGGAAGCCTACAAGGACCGTGCGACCGATATCCATCTCGAGCCACAAGAAACCGATCTGCGAATCCGCTATCGCGTGGACGGGGTCTTGCACCAGACGCCGGTCCCGCCGCAACTGAAGCGGTTCCAGGCGTCGATCATCTCCCGCATCAAGGTGATGGCGAACATGGACATCGCGGAGAAGCGGCTGCCGCAGGACGGCCGCATCAGTCTGCGGATCCACGGCGAGGAGATCGACGTCCGCGTGTCCACGATGCCGACCGTATATGGTGAGAGCGTCAGTCTCCGGCTGCTCATGAGATCCAGCGGGCTACTAGGAATGGACAAACTCGGGCTGGAAGAACGCGATTCGCAAATTCTGCTCAAACTGATCAACAAGCCGCACGGGATCCTGTTGGTCACCGGCCCGACGGGCTCGGGCAAATCTACGTCGCTTTACGCTTGGCTGCACACGATCAATTCGGTGGATTTGCGGATCCTCACGATCGAGGACCCGATCGAATATGAGATGCCAGGTGTCAACCAGATTCAGGTCAAGCCGGAGATCGGACTCACCTTTGCGGTCGGACTTCGCCACATCCTGCGCCAGGACCCCGATGTGATTATGGTCGGCGAAATCCGAGACAAGGAGACCGCGGAAATCGCCATCCGAGCGGCGCTGACAGGGCATTTGGTCTTCAGCACGCTGCACACCAACGATTCCGCGGGTGCGGTCACCCGCCTGACGGACATGGGTATCGAACCGTTCCTGATTGCGTCGTCCGTAGAGGGTCTGGTCGCCCAACGGCTGGTACGGCGCCTCTGCACGCATTGCAAGCGGCCCTGGCACTACGACGAGAAATTTCTCCGCAGCATCAACTTTCCGATGGAGCGGCTGAAGGAGGGCCAGATCATGGAGGCGGTCGGGTGCGAGGAGTGCCGCGGGACAGGCTTCAGAGGACGGACCGGCATCTATGAAATTCTGGTCGTCAACGACCACATCCGGCCCTTGATTGTCAGCCGGGCCTCCTCCAACGCGATCAAGCAGGAGGCGATCCGACGCGGGATGCGCACCCTGCGGGAGGACGGGTGGACGAAAGTGCTGAAGGGCATCACGACGATCGAAGAGGTCTTGCGCGTCACCGAGGAAGATGAAGCCCTTTCGGAGTCGTAG